Proteins encoded in a region of the Phoenix dactylifera cultivar Barhee BC4 chromosome 3, palm_55x_up_171113_PBpolish2nd_filt_p, whole genome shotgun sequence genome:
- the LOC103709082 gene encoding transcription factor MYB60 — protein MGRPPCCDKVDIKKGPWTPEEDIILISYIQEHGPGNWKSVPTNTGLMRCSKSCRLRWTNYLRPGIKRGNFTPHEEEMIIHLQALLGNRWAAIASYLPRRTDNDIKNYWNTHLKKKIKKDQTTIGSYMAPSDSTITCHELIAKGYNSETRNSDISTIHFPLPRSSHSSSTYASSAENISRLLEGWMRSCPKANFKPAQDKQHQSINAFSSSSSNAFNQAHPEVGHAKSGRECGDPIPQAYIEGGQVMDDQGYCDRIPHEEVELFLSFENSSGNPWEKSCVDSTFYGPQSPVADAEARQTLDSGQHAPLSLLEKWLLEEATGQVDLMELSADCCSGAMLQ, from the exons ATGGGAAGGCCTCCATGCTGCGATAAGGTTGACATTAAGAAAGGTCCCTGGACTCCAGAAGAAGACATCATCTTGATCTCCTACATTCAAGAACATGGACCTGGGAACTGGAAATCAGTACCTACAAACACTG GTTTGATGAGATGTAGTAAGAGTTGCCGACTGAGATGGACTAACTACCTCCGGCCGGGAATTAAGCGTGGAAACTTCACCCCGCATGAAGAAGAAATGATCATCCATCTACAAGCTTTGCTAGGTAACAG GTGGGCAGCCATTGCTTCTTACCTTCCTCGGAGAACAGATAATGATATCAAGAACTACTGGAACACCCacctgaagaagaagatcaagaaggatcaaacaacaattggcaGCTACATGGCTCCATCTGATTCAACCATTACCTGCCATGAGCTTATAGCCAAAGGCTACAACAGTGAGACCAGGAATTCAGATATCTCCACCATCCACTTCCCTCTCCCCAGGTCCAGCCATAGCTCTTCCACCTATGCCTCGAGCGCCGAAAACATTTCAAGACTCCTAGAAGGGTGGATGAGATCCTGTCCAAAGGCTAATTTCAAGCCAGCTCAAGATAAACAACATCAAAGCATCAATGCcttcagcagcagcagcagcaatgcTTTTAACCAAGCACATCCTGAAGTGGGACATGCTAAGAGTGGTCGAGAATGTGGCGATCCTATTCCCCAAGCTTATATTGAAGGGGGACAAGTTATGGATGATCAAGGATATTGTGATCGTATTCCACATGAAGAGGTTGAGTTATTCCTCTCATTCGAAAACTCGAGCGGCAATCCCTGGGAGAAATCATGCGTTGACTCAACATTCTATGGGCCGCAGTCCCCAGTAGCTGATGCTGAAGCCAGGCAGACACTGGACAGCGGACAGCACGCTCCCCTGTCTTTGTTGGAGAAGTGGCTGCTCGAGGAGGCAACAGGACAAGTAGATCTCATGGAGCTATCTGCTGATTGCTGCTCAGGTGCTATGCTCCAATAG